One Etheostoma spectabile isolate EspeVRDwgs_2016 chromosome 12, UIUC_Espe_1.0, whole genome shotgun sequence genomic window carries:
- the LOC116699028 gene encoding LOW QUALITY PROTEIN: nucleoprotein TPR-like (The sequence of the model RefSeq protein was modified relative to this genomic sequence to represent the inferred CDS: inserted 2 bases in 1 codon): MAAVLLQVLERTELNKLPKGAQNKLEKFVTELQNANEALRTQHERFKADSEQQYFDIDKRLAESQEQILSATRDLQTLKEENQKLNEELSTLKGIEGETSEDKPSQQQTKAKYEIEAEKRELARMLEKRTQEVENLSEDVKRLNEKLTETSKVKMELQMKLDGVQSSEASVQHREKRMEQEKELQEKKIEWLTRQLKTKTEELLNTNREKGKEILELRCGLKNSKEQVTRLERQLTSLKQTSESQSKRADDLNNKLKQSKDEQSSMEEKYRNELNAHVKLSSLYKGAATDMETKNQELSRALEELSKLVKESGEANKALEKKVLEGEEVKQRLEAELREKIKKMEKELENATMKAAGKHCCVPSLSEEQLDTMCPSAAAIAAIVKPGMKFFDLYNAYAECQTHLQLEKQETRRVSRVLDEIVQEIESKAPVLKRQREEYESMQRSMASLCNKLEQARTEIYSLQKEKEEAKQRCDTMERNKMRTERQLEDTSAQVCSLLVELEEARGNQVTKEDGSSANISSTSEVISPRQLSFRSVEELQKQNQSLLSRLRELEEEKDRQQSQVTSARVSELEASVEKLEKEVEQLKEQRNQQKQLADSNARQRDMYKVLLTQSTGFSLPTQGSDSSSNPAHVRPSVPATRSTPQRATAAESAQTAQARAALKQLNDAFTLYKKEKAENDKMSNETNDRLQKQLTDLRSSHAKLTSQLEFSSKRYEMLQDTVSAYRREISALQDRNQKMAATAQRHEHIIHTMSQDLRQANEKLALEEVRVENLTKERDMLRQAESRLNREKEAMLAEQRNQNLLLTNLKTIQLTMERTETETRQQLNNKIEHLEAELSLMKTRLDQEVAQRHALGRTMDAQLLEAKKQLETQNTLQTKTRELLCSAEQQVAALKAQLASASTEAVTTPSNTANSATRAAGLRAPLRVRSPGPAASQQLNQSEQLNQSEQALAELKGLLRTAEEQNNELAEQLKNANATVEQYRAVVLTLEDSLKKEKESRSPLELRLKESQEVQKQLEKRILELEKMKQQEREERRKAVDAVEKQLYEVQRSLKSSQAEQQEALERATSAVTLEQKAIQESLLQTKLAGEAQAKYERELMLHAADVEALQELKKRIQQDAAQKRELEEQLSKTSSILQEKTAALNTVERQLKEDLSNKSRRCEELVKQNALLHQQMDEMASKGRLLQNQPQQLDLSFSEEGKTTEQILEILRFVRSEKEIAVAQCDASDREALRYKQRVEHQDRQLKELEEALNSEREKMQATVKTLAQQEEQLKKMESIGALQETNRMLKMDRDKLEQELQQAQAKVTKLQSDISPLHHSLSQLSEKNGSLQADKRILEEDLKRWKAKTQQLLSQQKDGDVEERQKLATEKDAQQKRITQLAEETAKLKTELARSSASSNSAQSQLQAIRDSVARLTSERDTLKKDLETKNSDILEKNKTITQVKKIGRRYKTQYEELKVQHDKLVEETAAKAGSEAGPSQEVQQELTKTQEECNKAREDLNTLKAELQKKLEEAQKSQQEFEEYKKENQKTMEKLQQTETQLQQNQNLLTQAQKDLQQTKTHSQQVQNQLKLAQSQAQARQNQIQQIQRELQQAKEALQQNLANQKELQQTQQSSQQSHNQEVSNIKTALSQAESKATELQSQLDSLQKIIGEREADIKRLQEQLTEANQANEAGRATQANQSQSSQSIQASDADVASDGNHALQEELAKLRQELSESKNREEQLRQQIAEKEEKTKKVFMGAKTKINQLNSAKEKLTQEIEQMKQSKEELEVRMNALKSQYEGRLLRLDRELRELRETQAPSDPREEPQDQSGAKVGDQTRSADQRPISLKSPAQDRGSSSLSDPPTANIRPTTSTPSPSNKPSPSPGNKATPRASIRPMVTPATVPIPTPTATVMPTTQTDSQEVLMSAGASVHATSSSLVNTATSITQPTSTQATAFVQPTQQQAANQDAGPSVEAERPSTSSSVVGPGSKRGREDEEEESRPESSHTPPTTKKIRLKPTIALQMEGDEEIEAELRDEGERQDSPDDSQELPEDCYPVLAEDDEDIEEVSQSVPSDIMSSQSSAIVRDVIVIDTDSESRESKDGEEKQEDEGDEEEEEEDEEEEEEEGYKEEDDDDEDDAGDSGTRGGEESNEESREAEEGAGEDEPSEATNAEDNXCGASSDSQRPSEPSHSNEGSSSATSESEPPRDPVHFPPTSSPLHLPVPLPLPSITPRLPHPRRPPHPLPPRLYIQPPAPELGPPHTQRQSSQLRRPSVGRGPQLTPGIGSMQHFFDDDDRMVPSTPTLVVPHRTDGFAEAIQ, encoded by the exons ATGGCGGCCGTCCTGCTGCAGGTTCTGGAGCGGACGGAGTTAAATAAACTCCCGAAAGGCGCCCAGAACAAGCTCGAGAAGTTTGTAACGGAGCTGCAAAATGCTAACGAGGCGCTCAGGACGCAGCACGAGCGGTTCAAAGCAGACAGTg AACAGCAGTACTTTGACATTGACAAGAGACTGGCGGAAAGTCAGGAACAGATTCTGTCAGCCACCAGAGACCTGCAGACACTAAAGGAGGAAAATCAAAAACTCA ATGAAGAGCTGAGCACTCTGAAGGGAATAGAAGGAGAGACCTCTGAAGATAAACCATCGCAACAG CAAACCAAAGCCAAGTATGAGATTGAGGCGGAGAAGAGAGAGCTGGCGAGGATGCTGGAGAAGAGAACACAGGAGGTGGAAAACCTCAGTG agGATGTCAAGCGTCTGAATGAGAAGCTGACAGAGACCAGCAAAGTGAAGATGGAGCTACAGATGAAACTGGATGGTGTCCAGTCATCTGAGGCTTCTGTACAG CATCGAGAGAAGCGAATGGAGCAGGAGAAAGAGTTACAGGAGAAGAAAATTGAGTGGTTAACTAGACAACTGAAGACCAAAACTGAAGAACTGTTGAACACCAACAGAGAGAAAGGCAAAGAGATACTGGAACTACGGTGTGGTCTGAAGAACAGCAAGGAACAG GTGACAAGGCTGGAAAGACAACTCACTTCTCTGAAGCAGACCAGTGAAAGTCAGAGTAAAAGAGCAGACGACCTCAACAACAAACTGAAACAG TCTAAAGATGAGCAGAGTTCCATGGAGGAGAAATACCGCAATGAGCTCAACGCTCATGTCAAGTTGTCTTCCCTCTACAAG GGGGCAGCGACAGACATGGAGACAAAGAATCAAGAACTGAGCAGAGCGTTGGAAGAGCTCAGCAAGCTGGTTAAAGAATCTGGGGAAG CCAATAAGGCTCTAGAAAAGAAGGTGTTGGAGGGAGAAGAAGTGAAGCAGCGGCTGGAGGCAGAGCTTAGAGAGAAGATCaagaaaatggagaaagagcTTGAAAACGCCACAATGAAGGCTGCTGGCAAACATTGCT GTGTGCCCTCTCTGAGTGAGGAGCAGTTGGACACCATGTGTCCATCAGCAGCTGCCATCGCTGCCATTGTCAAGCCTGGCATGAAGTTCTTTGAT TTGTATAACGCGTATGCAGAATGTCAGACACACCTTCAGCTTGAGAAGCAGGAGACCAGGAGAGTGAGCAGAGTTCTGGATGAGATTGTACAGGAGATAGAGTCTAAGGCTCCTGTCCTCAAGCGTCAGCGAGAGGAGTACGAGAGCATGCAGAGGTCCATGGCCTCTCTGTGCAACAAGCTGGAACAGGCTCGAACG GAGATCTACAGTttgcagaaagagaaagaggaggccAAGCAGCGCTGTGATACCATGGAGAGAAACAAAatgaggacagagagacagctaGAGGATACATCcgcacag GTCTGCTCTCTCCTGGTGGAGCTGGAGGAAGCCAGAGGGAACCAAGTGACCAAGGAGGACGGCAGCTCCGCCAACATTTCCAGCACCTCTGAGGTCATCAGTCCACGCCAGCTGTCCTTCCGCAGTGTGGAGGAGCTGCAGAAGCAGAACCAAAGTCTGCTGAGCAGGCTGAgggagctggaggaggaaaaagaccGACAGCAGAGCCAAGTGACATCAGCGCG TGTGTCAGAGTTGGAGGCTAGTGTGGAAAAGCTTGAGAAGGAGGTTGAGCAGCTGAAAGAGCAGAGGAACCAGCAGAAACAGCTGGCTGACTCCAACgccagacagagagacatgtaCAAGGTCCTGTTGACGCAGAGCACCGGCTTCAGCCTGCCTACTCAAg GTTCGGATTCTTCATCCAACCCTGCACATGTTAGGCCTTCAGTCCCAGCTACTCGCTCCACTCCTCAGAGAGCTACTGCTGCAGAGTCAGCACAGACTGCTCAGGCTAGAGCTGCTTTAAAACAG CTGAATGATGCCTTCACTCTGTATAAGAAGGAGAAGGCAGAGAACGACAAGATGTCGAATGAGACAAACGACAGGCTACAGAAGCAGCTGACGGACCTTCGCTCCAGCCATGCCAAGCTGACCTCTCAGCTAGAGTTCAGCAGCAAGAG gtaCGAGATGCTCCAGGACACTGTATCAGCCTACCGCAGAGAGATCTCTGCCCTGCAGGACAGGAACCAAAAAATGGCTGCAACGGCCCAACGACATGAGCACATCATTCACACAATGAGCCAGGACCTCCGACAGGCTAACGAAAAACTGGCCCTGGAAGAG GTGCGAGTGGAGAACTTGActaaagagagagacatgttGAGACAAGCAGAGAGTCGACTCAATCGAGAAAAGGAAGCCATGCTGGCTGAGCAACGTAACCAGAACCTGCTGCTCACCAATCTCAAGACTATACAG TTGACTATGGAACGTACAGAGACTGAGACTCGCCAGCAGCTGAACAACAAGATAGAGCATCTGGAGGCAGAACTGTCTTTAATGAAGACCAGGCTGGACCAGGAAGTAGCACAGAGACATGCTCTTGGACGCACTATGGAC gctcagttactAGAAGCTAAAAAACAGCTGGAAACACAGAACACCTTGCAGACAAAGACCAGGGAGTTGTTGTGTAGCGCTGAACAGCAGGTGGCAGCACTGAAAGCCCAGCTGGCTTCTGCTTCCACTGAGGCTGTTACCACCCCCAGCAATACAGCCAACTCTGCTACCAGAGCTGCAGGCCTCAGGGCTCCACTTAGAG TACGCTCTCCAGGGCCCGCAGCCTCCCAGCagctcaaccaatcagagcagctcaaccaatcagagcaggcgCTTGCAGAGTTGAAAGGTCTTCTGCGTACTGCTGAGGAACAAAATAACGAACTAGCAGAGCAGCTAAAGAATGCCAATGCTACTGTAGAACAGTACAGGGCTGTGGTACTGACCCTGGAAGACagtttgaagaaagaaaaggag TCTCGCTCCCCTCTTGAGCTCCGGCTGAAGGAGTCACAGGAGGTGCAGAAGCAGCTGGAGAAGAGGATTTTAGAGttggagaaaatgaaacagcaggaaagagaagagaggagaaaggcTGTggatgcagtggaaaaacaa TTGTATGAGGTGCAGCGCAGTCTGAAGTCCAGCCAGGCAGAGCAACAGGAGGCACTGGAGAGAGCCACCTCTGCTGTTACACTGGAACAGAAGGCCATACAGGAAAGCCTGCTGCAG ACTAAGCTAGCTGGAGAAGCACAGGCTAAGTATGAGCGGGAGCTCATGCTTCATGCTGCTGATGTAGAGGCCCTGCAGGAGCTGAAGAAACGAATCCAGCAAGATGCAGCACAGAAGAGGGAGTTGGAGGAGCAACTGAGCAAAACCTCGTCCATCCTGCAGGAGAAGACTGCAGCTTTGAACACAGTGGAGAGACAGCTGAAG GAGGATCTGTCTAATAAGAGTCGTCGCTGTGAGGAGCTTGTGAAGCAGAATGCTCTCCTGCACCAACAGATGGATGAAATGGCTAGTAAGGGTCGTCTGCTGCAAAACCAGCCACAGCAGCTTGACCTGTCATTCAGTGAAGAAGGCAAGACCACTGAACAGATACTAGAAATACTCAG GTTTGTGCGGAGTGAAAAGGAGATTGCTGTGGCTCAGTGTGACGCGTCTGATAGAGAAGCTCTTCGCTACAAACAGCGAGTGGAACACCAAGACAGACAATTGAAGGAGCTAGAGGAAGCTCTGAACTCTGAGCGGGAGAAAATGCAG GCTACAGTGAAGACTTTGGCCCAGCAGGAAGAACAGCTGAAGAAGATGGAAAGTATCGGTGCTCTCCAAGAAACCAACAGGATGCTGAAAATGGACCGAGATAAATTGGAACAAGAGCTGCAACAGGCTCAGGCTAAA GTTACGAAGCTCCAGTCAGACATCAGCCCACTACATCACTCTTTGTCTCAGCTGTCAGAAAAGAATGGCTCCCTGCAGGCTGATAAGAGGATACTGGAAGAAGACCTTAAACGCTGGAAAGCCAAAACACAG CAACTGCTTAGCCAACAGAAAGATGGCGATGTtgaggagagacagaaactTGCCACTGAAAAAGACGCTCAGCAGAAACGCATCACACAGCTAGCTGAAGAGACAGCCAAGCTGAAGACTGAACTGGCAag ATCCAGTGCCAGCAGTAACTCGGCTCAGTCTCAGCTGCAAGCCATCAGAGACTCTGTAGCCCGCCTGACGTCGGAGAGAGACACTCTGAAGAAAGACCTGGaaacaaaaaactcagacaTTCTAGAGAAGAATAAGACCATCACCCAGGTCAAGAAGATTGGACGACGCTACAAGACCCAGTATGAGGAGCTGAAAGTCCAGCATGACAAG CTGGTTGAGGAAACGGCTGCTAAAGCAGGAAGTGAGGCAGGTCCCAGCCAGGAGGTGCAGCAGGAGCTGACCAAAACCCAGGAGGAGTGCAATAAGGCCAGAGAGGACCTAAACACACTGAAAGCGGAATTGCAGAAAAAACTGGAGGAG GCCCAGAAGTCCCAGCAGGAGTTTGAGGAGTACAAGAAGGAAAACCAGAAGACCATGGAAAAGTTGCAACAG ACCGAGACTCAGCTGCAGCAGAATCAGAACCTGCTGACTCAGGCTCAGAAAGACCTTCAGCAAACCAAGACCCACAGCCAGCAG GTACAGAACCAATTAAAATTGGCTCAGTCTCAAGCTCAGGCCCGTCAAAACCAGATTCAGCAGATCCAGAGGGAGCTCCAGCAGGCTAAAGAAGCCCTTCAGCAGAACCTCGCTAATCAGAAAGAGCTGCAGCAGACCCAACAAAGCAGTCAACAGAGCCACAACCAGGAAGTCAGCAACATCAAGACTGCTCTCAGCCAAGCAGAGAGCAAG GCGACTGAGCTTCAGAGCCAACTGGACAGCCTACAGAAG ATAATTGGTGAGCGTGAAGCAGACATTAAGCGTCTGCAGGAGCAGCTTACTGAAGCCAACCAGGCTAATGAAGCTGGCCGAGCCACCCAGGCCAACCAGAGCCAGAGTTCCCAGTCCATCCAAGCCAGTGATGCTGATGTTGCTAGTGACGGTAACCACGCACTGCAAGAGGAGCTAGCTAAACTCAGACAAGAG CTGTCTGAAAGCAAGAACAGAGAGGAGCAGCTCAGACAGCAGAtagctgaaaaagaagaaaagactaAGAAGGTCTTCATGGGGGCCAAAACCAAAATCAACCAACTAAACA GTGCTAAAGAGAAGCTCACTCAGGAGATAGAACAAATGAAACAGAGTAAGGAGGAACTGGAGGTGAGAATGAACGCCCTAAAGTCTCAGTATGAAGGACGACTTCTTCGGCTGGACAGAGAGCTGAGAGAACTGAGAGAGACGCAAGCACCGTCCGACCCCAGAGAGGAACCACAGGACCAGAGTGGAGCTAAG GTGGGTGATCAGACCAGATCTGCAGACCAAAGACCGATATCTTTGAAGAGCCCTGCCCAAGACAGGGGGAG CTCCAGCCTGTCTGACCCTCCCACTGCCAACATCCGCCCCACCACAAGTACTCCGTCTCCTAGCAACAAGCCAAGTCCCTCCCCTGGTAACAAGGCCACACCCCGTGCCAGCATCCGGCCAATGGTGACCCCGGCAACTGTCCCCATCCCAACACCTACTGCCACTGTCATGCCTACCACACAAACTGACAGCCAAGAGG TGCTGATGAGTGCAGGAGCCTCTGTACACGCTACCAGCTCCAGTCTGGTGAACACGGCCACATCAATAACTCAGCCAACCAGCACTCAGGCCACTGCTTTTGTCCAGCCCACGCAGCAGCAGGCAGCCAATCAGGATGCAGGCCCCAGTGTGGAGGCAGAACGACCATCTACGTCCTCCTCTGTGGTTGGACCAG GTTCAAAGCGAGGCagagaggacgaggaagaggagagcAGACCAGAGAGTTCACACACACCTCCAACCACTAAAAAAATACGACTTAAACCAACAATAGCACTGCAG ATGGAAGGGGATGAGGAGATTGAAGCAGAGCTGAGGGATGAAGGAGAACGACAGGATTCACCAGATGACAGTCAG GAGCTTCCAGAGGATTGCTACCCCGTCTTAGCTGAGGATGACGAAGACATCGAGGAAGTGTCCCAGTCTGTCCCCTCTGATATTATGTCCTCTCAGAGCTCCGCTATTGTTCGGGACGTCATCGTGATCGACACAGACAGCGAGAGCCGTGAGAGCAAAGATGGGGAGGAGAAGCAGGAGGACGAAggtgatgaggaagaggaggaagaagatgaagaagaagaagaagaagagggg TATAAagaagaggatgatgatgatgaggatgatgctGGTGACAGCGGGacaaggggaggagaggagagtaaCGAGGAGAGCAGGGAGGCAGAAGAGGGAGCAGGGGAGGATGAGCCGTCAGAAGCCACCAACGCTGAGGACAA GTGTGGGGCCTCTTCAGACTCGCAGCGTCCCTCTGAGCCGTCACACAGCA ATGAAGGCAGCAGTAGCGCCACATCAGAGTCCGAGCCCCCCAGAGACCCTGTACACTTCCCCCCAACCTCCTCCCCTCTGCACCTCCCcgtccccctccccctcccttccatTACACCCCGCCTGCCCCACCCACGTAGGCCCCCACACCCCCTCCCACCACGGCTCTACATCCAACCTCCAGCTCCGGAGCTCggacccccacacacacag AGACAGTCCTCTCAGCTGCGCAGACCATCAGTAGGACGCGGACCTCAACTAACACCTGGAATAGGCAGTATG cAACATTTCTTTGATGATGACGACAGAATGGTTCCCAGTACTCCCACTCTGGTAGTCCCACACCGCACTGATGGCTTTGCTGAAGCTATACAGTAA